The segment GTTCTTTAGTACCGCCAGGGCACAGTTCCCGAATCATTTTCCAAAAAATTCGTAAACGCGGGAAGAAACGGATCCTCTTCTCCCTGCTTCATCCATCCAGTCCGCAAAAAACGAAGGAATATCAGGCACCATATGGCCACCAGAATGCAGTCCAACCGAAACCGGGATTCCGCTTTCTTCCCACAAAGAAAACAGTTCATATACCGACGAAGAGGGAATGATTTCATCCCGAAATGATGTCAAAAGAAGCACCGGACACTCCGGACGCGCATCAAGATACGTTCTCTCGTTCCACGCCTTTCCGCTGGCAGCCTCTGTTTCGAGAAGCGAAAGAAAGAAAAGATACGCATTCCGCTCACGCTCCTCAAATACCTTTGAAGAACAGAAGCGCGCAAGATCTGCCAACGGCTGACTGGAATGCCTCAATGCCGTCTCATACCATTTCTGCCAGTCCGTTACCGGTGCCGAGAGAATCATCGCATCAAAGAGCGCCGGATCCTGCTGCACGAGTGAAAGTCCGATTGCACCACCATACGAATGACCAAGAAACAGAAGGGTCCCATTACTCCAGAACGCATCCGTAATCCTGCCACCTCCCGGTTCCAGAAACGCAGCTTCCTCATTGCGCAGAAACGAAACAATACTCGTCCACGCCGCACGTTCCTGACTGCCAAGCACCGTATTCCATCCATCCGAGCCAAAGGTCCCCGGCCCCGCACAGACCGCAGCCGCATACCCTTCTTCCAAAAGCTGATGAATCAGATCCCGGTCACGTTCATCCATCCAGAGTTCTGCCGCGAAGGGATCATTGGAAGGGAGGGCTTCCTGAAGCCTTTCCCGCCTTTTCCCATAACCCATTGGTGCAGAAGACGGCTGAGAAGAAACCGGCACATCCTCAGTCCATGTTCCCATACCGTATGGATTCGCCAGCAGAACCGTCGGAAACACACCGCCTCCCCCAGGAACAAACACCAGCAACTGAATGCAATCCATCCACCCGTCCCCGTCCATATCATGGTTACATTCCACATAGAGACGAAACACGGAGACATTCTCTTTTCTTACAACAGAAAAAGAGGAAACAGCCATCGCCAGAATCAACAGTATCTTCATACCATTCTCTAGACAAACACCGTTCCTCTTCCTGATCTCAGTTTCTAAGTCCAAAAGAAAAGCCCGCATTTCTGCGAGCTTCCAGACAAACCGATTAACGCTTGCTGTACTGCGGAGCGCGACGAGCTGCCTTGAGACCGTACTTCTTACGTTCCTTCTCACGGGAATCGCGGGTCAGGAATCCAGCCTTCTTCAGGATCGGACGATAATCCGCCGAAGCCTCAAGCAGAGCGCGGGAGATACCATGACGGATTGCGCCTGCCTGGCCGGCATAACCGCCGCCAGCGACGTTGACCTTGATATCAAACTGTCCCTGTGTCTCAGTCAGAACGAGCGGGCTGTTTACTTCCATGCGAAGAACAGCCTGCGGCAGATACTCTTCCAGAGACTTGCCATTGACTGTGATCACACCGGTACCCGGAGTCATGAAGACACGGGCTACAGACGTCTTACGACGGCCTGTTCCAATATACGTAACTGTATTCTTCTTCTTGGTTGCCATAGTCTTTTACTCCTTACTTCACCTTAAGCTCGATCGGCTTCTGCGCAGCGTGCGGATGATCCGGTCCCTCATAAACAAACAGATGAGTTCTCTGCACATCACCCAGCTTGTTGTGCGGCAGCATGCCCTTAATAGCCTTCTCCACCCATTCAACCGTGTACTGCTCACGCATTACCTTGGTCGAACGAACGCGAAGTCCACCCGGCCACATCGAATGAGAGAAATACATCTTCTTCGCATCCTGATCGCCGGTGATCTTTACCTTGTCCGCATTGACAACGATCACATAGTCACCGCAGTCAACATTCGGAGTGAAGATCGGCTTGTTCTTGCCGCGCAATACGTTCGCTACCTGTGTTGCAAGTCTGCCGAGTGTGCAGTCTGTCGCATCTACGACATACCACTGCTTCTTCATCTCTGCAGGCTTCGCCATTGTTGTCTGACGCATCATAAACCTTATCCTCCAGTTTTTCCGATTTGTAACTTTACCGGGGCTACAATCTTCGGCTCGGATAGCCGTCTATTATTTTAGATAGGACACCTTTATTCGTCAATCCATTTTTACAATGTTTGAGCCGTATCTTAAGCGGATTTTCCGCCTTTGCAGAGCCTCGCTCAGTTCCTGGAAAACGGTGTCGGTCTTCTCTTTGTATTCCGAAGAAAACAGATGAATTTCTGACTGCTCATGGTTTACTGTCACCATGGCAAACACGATCGGAAGATGACGGTCCGCAATCACATAATGCTCCGGATCATTTTTGAAGCGCTCATATATCTCCGGATACTCTTCCGTAAGTTCCTTGACGACCGTCGACTCGGATTCCGCAAGAATGCGGAAGTACTCCACCTTCTCCAGCGTCAGCCCTTCGGGATGCGCATTCTTGCGCGCAAGACGCTTGGAGCGGCTCGCCAGTATCCCCGGAATGTCTTCCGCATTCCTTCTGCCCTGTCCGATTTCCAGCAGAAGTGCACTCATCATCCGCACCTGATAACGCAGAAAGCCGTCACCCGTAAAGCGGATCGTCAGCATATCTCCTTCTTCCGTAAAGGAAATATCGTAGACCGTACGCACCTGATCCGGCGTCTCCTGGAACGAGTTTGAACATAATGCCGCAAAATCATGTTTCCCGACAAGATATTCTGCCGCAGCCTTCATCTTCCCGCTATCGACTGTATACGGACATTGATAGGCATACTCCCTGGAGAAAACATCCGCCTCACCGAAGTGAATCCGGTACGCATACGTCTTCTTACGCACACAATAGCGCGCATGAAAGTGCGGCTCAGCTTCTTCTACACTGCAGATATGAATGTCATCCGGCAGAAAGGCATTGATCGCACCCTGCCACTTGCGCGGCCGCATCACCTTGTCCGTATCAAAATGGAACACCTGACCAGCCGCATTGACACCCTTATCCGTACGCCCGGACGCAAGAATATTCACCTTCTCACCTGTCAGACGGTACAGCGCATGCTCAATCTGTTCCTGAATACTGTCGCCGTTTCGCTGCGATTGCCACCCGCAGTAGTTCTTTCCGATATAGGAAACCGTACATTTATAGCGCATAGGCAAAGACAATCATCAGCACAAGAAGACCCGCCGCAAATCCCAGCAACAGCCAGTCAGTCCCCCGCATCTTCAGCACCTTGTAGCGCGTACGGGGCTCACCCGGCGCATAGCCGCGGGCCTCCATCGCATTGGCAAGATCCTCCGCCCGCTGAAAAGCCGACACAAACAGAGGAACGATCAGTGAAAGGATCGCCATGATCTTCTCCTTCAGCTTTCCTTCCTGCATATCTACGCCGCGCGACTCCTGTGCCTTCAGGATCCGGTTCGTCTCATCGATCAGATCCGGAATGAACCGCAGCGCAATACTGATCAGCATCGCAATCTCATGATACGGAACACCGATCTTCCCGAACGGCTGCAGAAGATCCTCGATCCCAAGCGTCATATCCAGCGGCTTCGTCGTCGCCGTCA is part of the Galactobacillus timonensis genome and harbors:
- the truA gene encoding tRNA pseudouridine(38-40) synthase TruA, yielding MRYKCTVSYIGKNYCGWQSQRNGDSIQEQIEHALYRLTGEKVNILASGRTDKGVNAAGQVFHFDTDKVMRPRKWQGAINAFLPDDIHICSVEEAEPHFHARYCVRKKTYAYRIHFGEADVFSREYAYQCPYTVDSGKMKAAAEYLVGKHDFAALCSNSFQETPDQVRTVYDISFTEEGDMLTIRFTGDGFLRYQVRMMSALLLEIGQGRRNAEDIPGILASRSKRLARKNAHPEGLTLEKVEYFRILAESESTVVKELTEEYPEIYERFKNDPEHYVIADRHLPIVFAMVTVNHEQSEIHLFSSEYKEKTDTVFQELSEALQRRKIRLRYGSNIVKMD
- the rplM gene encoding 50S ribosomal protein L13, producing MRQTTMAKPAEMKKQWYVVDATDCTLGRLATQVANVLRGKNKPIFTPNVDCGDYVIVVNADKVKITGDQDAKKMYFSHSMWPGGLRVRSTKVMREQYTVEWVEKAIKGMLPHNKLGDVQRTHLFVYEGPDHPHAAQKPIELKVK
- the rpsI gene encoding 30S ribosomal protein S9 codes for the protein MATKKKNTVTYIGTGRRKTSVARVFMTPGTGVITVNGKSLEEYLPQAVLRMEVNSPLVLTETQGQFDIKVNVAGGGYAGQAGAIRHGISRALLEASADYRPILKKAGFLTRDSREKERKKYGLKAARRAPQYSKR
- a CDS encoding CocE/NonD family hydrolase is translated as MKILLILAMAVSSFSVVRKENVSVFRLYVECNHDMDGDGWMDCIQLLVFVPGGGGVFPTVLLANPYGMGTWTEDVPVSSQPSSAPMGYGKRRERLQEALPSNDPFAAELWMDERDRDLIHQLLEEGYAAAVCAGPGTFGSDGWNTVLGSQERAAWTSIVSFLRNEEAAFLEPGGGRITDAFWSNGTLLFLGHSYGGAIGLSLVQQDPALFDAMILSAPVTDWQKWYETALRHSSQPLADLARFCSSKVFEERERNAYLFFLSLLETEAASGKAWNERTYLDARPECPVLLLTSFRDEIIPSSSVYELFSLWEESGIPVSVGLHSGGHMVPDIPSFFADWMDEAGRRGSVSSRVYEFFGK
- a CDS encoding energy-coupling factor transporter transmembrane component T family protein, with protein sequence MGNVTLGRYIPLDSPIHKMDPRAKIGAMLLMLVAIFFPAGWIGYAVLFAACTVLILSAKLSFRYVWKSLKPMMVMMCFLLIINILVVKTGTVLFSIGSFVVYSDAVLQTAYIVVRLLLMIMVTTTLTATTKPLDMTLGIEDLLQPFGKIGVPYHEIAMLISIALRFIPDLIDETNRILKAQESRGVDMQEGKLKEKIMAILSLIVPLFVSAFQRAEDLANAMEARGYAPGEPRTRYKVLKMRGTDWLLLGFAAGLLVLMIVFAYAL